Below is a window of Dehalococcoidales bacterium DNA.
TATACCTGTTTACTGATACGGCAGGCTCTCAGGCTACCGTTACCGTAGAGCAAAGGAGCGGTGGCTAATGGCTGGAGGATCGGGAAGTCCCGTAATCATAGATGAGCTTGCCCAACTGGCGATAGTCAGTCAGGTCATCAGTGCTACTCAGTTCGTGGCTAACGGTTTGGCTGGATTCGATAACGGGTCATTTGTCGGATATTCCGTATGGGTCCTTTCAAAAGTCGATGGAACCACTACGGCTCCTAAAGGGGAAACACCTAAAGCGATCACCGTATTTGTCGGATCTGGCGGCTCAGGTCTTATAGGCGCTGTAACTCACGCGGCTTTCACTGTACCGCTTTCAGTCGGGGATTCGGTATTGATCCTGCATCCGGCTGTAGCTAACGCAGTAGATTTAACTACTCTCGTAACCGGATCGTTCGATACTTTTCCCCTCTGTTTACGCGGGACCGTGACGGCGGTACCGGGAGCCAACCAGTTCACTATCCCTACGCTGGCGGGGCTGGGAGCCGGGAAGTTCATTGATCTCTCCGGAGTGAGCCCTTATTATGCTTTTGTATTCAGGGACGCAGCGGGTGGCGGAGCAGCTCCGCAAAATGAGTCACGCCCTATCACTAATTATGCTACCTTAACAGGTAATTTTTCAGCCAACGCCTTCACGGTGCCAGTGGGCATTGGTGACGAGATTCTGATTATTCACCCATTCCTGGCCAGAATCATGAACCTTTATGGACAGCCTCCGGTAACCGGAAGTCTAGTAGCGAACTGGCAGGCGGCTGAACAGAATATAGTCAGTATAGGAACCGCGAATACCAAAAATAAAGTTCAAACTCTTTTTATCAATATGTCCACTATCGCAGGGACATTAACGATCCGAATGTACCACCCAATAGCAGGGGTAGAACGTCAGGTATACAGCCAAACCTTCACTGTGGCAGCAGACGGACCAGGGCGGTGGACAATCAATGGTACCGTTGGGATTTTCGACGTACTGAGAGTCACAGCCCAGAGTAATAATGCCGCTGACAACGGTGCTGCTATTGCCTATTCCTACATGTTGGAGTCAATGTAATGAGCCTTGAGACAAAAGGCGGCGGAGTCACCACATTATCGGCGCTTACCATCGATGCTGATAAAGACTGGGTACTCAAGGGTATTAGTAATTTGAAAGAGGTTGTAGCCGGGATGGTTACCGGCGATCTGATTCAATTTGATGGAGTTGGAATCAATATACTATCGCCTGGTCCAATAGGAACCATTTTGACCACTAATGGGATCGGAGCACTTTCTACATGGAGCCACCCATGAGCGTAGAAACAAAAGGCGGAGGAGTAACAACCCTATCGGCACTCACGATCGATGCCGATAAAGACTGGGCAGCGAAAGGGATCACTAATCTCAAGGAACTCGCCGCAGGCATGGCAATCGGTGATTTACTGGTAAGAAATCTTACCAAGCTGGAAAGATTACAGCCGGGCCCGATCGGTTATGGTTTCACCTCAGCAGGCCCGCTCCATATTCCCTCATGGCAACCATTCCCGGTGGCGGGTGTCTACTATTACCCGGCACCTATTATGTCCAGCCACACCGAAGCTATCAAGGCAGTAGCCCAGTCAGTCACAAAAAATGCGGCACTGGCTTCCATTCTCAAAAAGGCTTATTCCGACGATCCGGCCGATCTTATCAGGCGTTTTGATGCCACATTAGCATCTGCTCATGCAGAGAATGTAATCGCCGCGGTAGACGAAAGTATTACAAAAAACGCCAGGATAAAATCTGGCTTATCTATTTTATGTGATGGGTTTGTCGAAGAAACAGCCGCCGCGGCGCAGACCGACCATACTGCCGAGGCCAGGAGCGGAGCGGCTAATGACCTTAATCTGTGTCCGATGTCGGATACGGTTCTGGACAAGATCTATATAGGTTCAAACTATAAGTTCTGGCAGGCACAGATACAGGTGGGAACGGGCGGCGCTGGTAACTGGACTAACGTAACATATTACTGGAATGGAGCATGGGCGGCGGTTGTAGATGAAAACGATGGGTCAAATTCTTTCCAGCATGGGGCCGGACTTAAGTTCATCAGCCATACTCCACAAGGAGACTGGGCTCTAAGTAATATTATGGGAATGAATCTGTACTGGTTGATGATTCGTACTGACAACTGGATAAATAGAGTAACCAAGCCGCTCGGCTCTCAGATCTGGGTGGCAATAGCATAGGAGGAATAAATGCCAAATGCTGAACTAAATACAAAACCAACGTTAAAAACAATCAATCCTGAATATATACCTCATGTCCTAGAAGAAGGAGAGCTTGGTTGTTCAATTGAGTGGGCGGTAACAGATCCTAAGACAAAAAGGGTGAGTCAGCATGTAGTCAAAAGGTCAGAAAGTTACGTACGGCAATTTTTAGACCTTCTTTACGCCCAGATGCGTATATCTCAGCAAAGTGATAAACAGAGTATTCGTGACACCGGGAATACACTCCGAGATGTTTTTACACTTACCGATAGCAGTGGGGGGATTACGTTCGATGTCCTGGCTGGAGCTGGAGTCGTCACTTTTGGGATCGTTGTAGGAACCGGAGTAGTCGCTCCAACAATAAATGACTATGCTCTCGGGACTCCGATTGCGCATGGAGTGGGGGCTGGTCAATTACAGTACAGTGCTATAACATTTGGCGCTCCTTCAAGCGACGCTACGACCTCTCAACTGACAATTACCAGGAATTTTGCTAATGGGAGTGGCGGAGATATTACAATTACTGAGGTTGGCCTCTATTGCCGAGCCAACGATGGAGTAGCTGCGAGATATTTTTGTATCATCCGAGATGTCATCGGCGCTGGCATACTTGTCCCCAACGGCAGCACGCTTACTATCAACTATCGTCCCCAGGCGACCATATAGGAGGAGAGCCAAAATGGCTAAAATTGTAACGACTGTCAAGATTACCAGATTCGACAACAGGCATCGACCTGTTGATAGTAGAGAACAGCATTCGCGGAGTTGGTTGAGACATTTTTTTGATATCTGGTATCCGATTCTTGGTTATAACGTAAACTCGCTGGCGGGCATAACTGACTATGCTGGCGTTGCCAGAAATCTAGGTCAGCCCATCGATTCTCCAGCGAATTTAATTGTTATTGCATCTCCAGGCGGTGGAGGAAATCTAGTTCCGGCAGGTGAGGACGCTGGCAGAAGAAGATACGACTATAACCAGTATTCAACCGGACAGATAATAGGTATCGTTGTAGGTTCAAACAATACAGCCGTTACTCCGACCGATAATGCGTTGAATACCCGGATATTACACGGGGAAGGCGCAGGGACTCTACTTTATGGAGGCTGTGAGCTATATGGACTCACTTTTGCAAACCCTAACGGTTCGTTCAAAATACGCCGTTACTTTACTAACAAATCAGGCGGTAATGTGACAATCCGTGAAGTTGGGATATATTCTCCTGCTTTTATATCTACACAAGAGGTTCGCAGTTTTTGTATTTGCCGTGACGTGGTCAGTCCGGATGTGGTCGTAGCCGACACTGAGATTCTTGAAGTCGAGTACACAGTAGCGATCACGGTTTAAGAAATTATAAGTGGGGAGCCCTTTAATGAACGATACGCAGAAAAAAGAGATGGGTTCTTTTATCGGGGGTGGAGGAGTAGGTTTCCTCGTCGGTTACTTCTGGCCCCGTAAAAAGGCCGGGGGTGGGAGCGGAATAGAATTATCCAATTTAGTGATAGACCCGCCCAATGCCCCTTATAGTGAAGCTGCCACTAATGTTACCATCAGCGTAGACGCCGTTAATAACGGGCCGGCAATTGATGTCGATATCGTGGCTCAGTTCATCCAGGTTGATCCGGATTTCGATAACCTATTCGGTAATGTATTCATGCCAACGGCTGAACATTTCGAGGCTGGGGAGTCTCGGACTATTACCTGGAATCGCCAGTTACAGAATGCTTTTGATTGCAGAATTATTATATATGTTAACCCGATAGAGGGAGTTTTTAGAAGTATTCACCCGTCTTAATACAAAACTTGAGCAAAGGAGACTTCGAAAATGTCAGCCTGGCAAATCTTCTTAGTTTTCGGGGTAGCAATCGCTACTATCGTTGGGGCCATTGTTGGATTCTACTGGAAAATAGTTGATAAGGTGGATGAGAAGCTAAAAGACTCGGATAAAGCCGCCCAGGAAAGAGAGAAGGAAAGAGCCAAACTTGAAGCTGAAGCGAGAAAAGACGTCTCTGATAAATTAAAAGAGGCCGAAAGATTGGCTCAGGAGAGGGATAGAACGGCTTCTCAGGAAAGAACCGAACTGGCGAGAAAGCTAGAGGGCTATATAGCCCAACTAGCTGCCATAGCGTCGAGCCTAGAAAACTATAAGGATGTTAAAGAGTTTTGTTTTAACCGGTTTACTGAGATAGAATCTGATATCGTTTCTTTGAAAAAAGAACAGGACGCCATTAATGGACGGCTGAACGGCCATATTGGTGGGGTGAATAGACACAGCGGCAAATAGAAGGATTAAGTAATGGATAATACCGAAAAGGTCGTCGTCGGTATACTCGGTCTAGGCTTAGCTATCGGGGCTATTGCTGTGGCCTCCCGGCCGGCTAAAGCAGCTCCCGGTACCGGCACCCTTTCCGGAGCGGTCGGAGACGAGTCAGGAGATCCGGTCTCCGGAGTGAATGTGACCCTGGGTGAGATGACTACCCTTACGGATCCGGACGGATTCTTTTACTTTTCAGATATTACTACGGGCAGCTATCCCATGAGTTTTATCAAAGAAGGCTATGAGGCGGTGTATCTATGACCGTAAACATAATAAAAGGGGCTAACACTTTAAATGTTTCCATGACGCCCATTGCTGGAGTCACCCACCGCCTTAATGTTTCCGTTCAGGGACAGGGTACGACTAACCCGGCTCCGGGCGGCTATGATATTCCGGACGGGCAGACGGTTAACTTATCTGCAACTCCGGCAGCCGGCTGGACCTTCCGTACCTGGACCTGGCCGGGGAACGATCCCGATTATTCCGGGTGGCCGGATAATCCGATATCCTGGCCGATGACCGAGCCCCTTACGCTTATAGCTGTTTTCGACCAGACCGGCACGCCGACAGGACCGGTCGCTAATTTTAATGCCAATCCGATGTCCGGGCAGGCACCGCTTACGGTGGCTTTTACCGACACGTCGACCGGGAATATTACCGGCTATCTATGGAACTTCGGAGACGGGAGTACTTCTACTACCCGAAATCCGAGTAACGTATTTAACACTGCAGCACAATATTCGGTCAGTTTAACAGTAACCGGACCGGACGGATCCAATACCACCACTAAGGTTATAAACGCAACTTCGGAACCTATTCCTCCAACCGGAATGTTAGTCCCGGCCTATCTGGGAACTAGCATTCCCAGTGGTTTACCTATGAGCCGCATTACCGAGGGTATCTGGGAATATCTCCAACCGAGGACCCCATCTGATATGACACTGGTGGAAATGAGCTCATCTCTTAGTACCGCTACAGCCTTTATTAACGCCTGTCACAATGCCGGTAAATTAGCTTCATTCTCGGTATTCCTACCCTGGGGTACCAGCGAAGGAGATTTTACTACGGCCATTACCAATGCCTCGCTACGCAGTCAGTTTGCGAACAATATAGCCGCCGTATTCAACTCATATAATTTTGATGCGGTTAACTTGGATCTCGAATGTGATAATAAATCCAACGTAACCAGAGAGATGGTCACCGCCCTGATTAGAGAATTGTACGGGCTTGTCACCCCCATGGGCAAGACTATTTCTGCTACCGAGAATGGCAGCCCACAGAAAGTAACCATGAACACCGAAGCAGCCGACTACCTGGAATGGATCGGCCTCATGGATTACGATGTAGCTCAACCTACCTGGTACGGGACGCTTAACGATGTGGTCACGGACCTGGCCCTCTGGGCTTCAGCCGGCTTCCCCAGGAATAAGATGGTTACGGGTATCAACTTAGCTGCCCGGGATTCGAGCGGCAGTTGGTATAGACCGGGCTACGCCGGTATCATAAGTAACTACAATCCTCCTCCTAGTGCTAACTCTGCCGGGCCCTATTATTACGGGGGATATGATCTGACCGTACAGAAGGCCCAGTATGTGAAAAATAACGATTTCGGTGGAGTGTTCTGCTATTACACTCAGACGGACGCGTTTAGTGATTATCGTTCCCTGCTGCTGGCCCTGCAGACAGGGTTCTCGTAAATTGGAGGGAGATATGGCATTCGCTAAGATATCAGGGAAAGTCTCCGATCAGTTCAACAACCCGCTGAAGGGCGTTAGTGTTAACTGTGGCTGGGGGTTAGCGAAAACGGATGAAAACGGCAAATACGGTATTTCCGGGCTTTGTTCGGGAAGACATACAGCTACGTTTACAAAAAAGGATTATGGGAGGATTCAAATGGCAGTAACAATTAACCCGGGTGCAAATATACTCAATGTAACCATGGTCTTCGAACTCGGAACTCTAAGTGGCAAAGTGACGGATTCGGTAAGCAATGCCGGCCTTCCTGGCGTAGCAATAGCTATGACGGGACAGGGCGGGAACGCAAATACGATTACTGATAGCACCGGTAACTTTGGCATTACGGGAATAACGCCGGGATCCTACTCATTCACTTTCACCAAAACCGGCTATGTAACCGTAACCCGGTAAACCCGTTATTTCCTGAGAAATAGACCGTTGCTGAAGGAAGGTGCCTTATGGACAAAAATAAAAAGACAGCCCTCATTGTGGCAGCCGGCGTTGGAGTTGCGATAGCCGCCGTAGCTCTGGCCAGCCGCAAAACCGAAGCGGGGGGGGAAGTAGATCAAGCAGCACTGGGTGGTTATGTAATAGATTCAGCTACTACAATGGGGATCAGCGGAGCGGTAGTTTCCATAGGGGGAAAATCGGGAGCGACCGGGGCCTCCGGTTATTTTAATATCACAGGGCTTACCCCTGGTGATAAGAATATCAGTGTTTCAGCCAATGGGTATGAGTCTTTTATGGGCACGGTTACATTGGTAAAAGGACTAAATACTTTAACCATACCTTTAACTCCGGGAGGGACTGGGCCCGGGACTGCAACCCTCATAGGTGTAATCACGGATGCCGATACAGGTACCCCTATAGTTGGCGCAACAATCAACGTGAGAGATCTCAGTGGTAATCTGTTAGCTGCGGCGGCTTCTCAAATGTATGGGAATTATGAACGTCCGGATCTTCCCGTCACAACGGTAACATGGGAAGTAGTAAAAGCAGGTTATGAAACAAAGAGTGGGACCAAGACCCTGTTAGATGGAGATAATACTCTTAATGTCCAGTTAACAGTTATTCAAACCGGGGAGCTGGCAACCGTAGCTGGCTGGGTTGCCTATTACGGGCAGATTGAACCGGGTGGGGGTTACTGGCTGCTGGCGGTAAGAGATGCCACGGTAACCATCAGCGGCCACACGGTTAATACAGGGCCAAACAGTGAGGTTTTCCGCTTCGGGAGTATCACCTTTACCCCTGGCCTTAATCCGGTCCATGTTACCGCACCGGGTTTTCAGGATTATGACGGACAGGTAAATTTGTTACCCGGGTACAATGACAACGTTGGCATCATAATGCAGCCGGCGTAGGAGAAAACGATGCCTGATAGAAGTTACGGTTGGTTAAAGGATAAATACGACCCCAAGGCGATATATCACCGCCCAAAAGCTATAAGGCTTCTGCCATACGTAAACTTCTTGTCCTGGTGCCCCCCTGTAAGAGACCAGGGCTCGATCGGTTGTTACGACGAGTGCACAGAAGTATTAACAATGGATGGATGGAAGCCTTTTTCAAAAGCATCTTTAGAAGATAAATTAGCAACCTTGAGCCCTTCTGGCTTTCTGGAATATCAGCTACCAACCCACAAGTTTGAATCTTCCTATTCAGGGCCAATGGTTACAGTTGAAAAACCTGGCTTCAATTTCTGTGTTACTCCAAATCACAATATGCTCGTCAAACCGTGGAATGAAAGTCTAAGGAAAATAGATAATCAAACAATTCTCATCAGAGCAGATAAGCTCGGCTGGTTCTCGGCAGTACCAAGAACTGCATTGTGGAAAGGAGACGAACCCGAATACTTCATTCTCCCGAGAAAAGAGAATTCAGTGCATCCGATTGAACAATTGAGAATACCCATAAATGATTGGCTCTGGTTTCTAGGAATATATATAGCTGAAGGCTGCGTAAACCATTGTACTGATAATGGGAATTACAATATAGAGATAGCAGCCTCTAATCCTATAAAAAGAGAGAAAATAAAGATACATTTACTAAAATTACCTTGGCGTTTTACCGAACTAGAAGATAGGTTTGTGTTTCACAATCTAAGATTGTGGAAAGAACTAGAGCCACTTGGACAAGCCTTGGTCAAATACGTACCTCAATATGTAAAAGACGCAAGTTCCCCAAGTATTAAAGTCTTTTTAGACGGTTTTTCTACGGGAGATGGATCTATTGACGGGAAAAGACTCTATACCTCTAGCAAAAAATTGGCAGACGATCTTCAGGAGCTAGTATTAAAAACAGGGAAAGTAACTAATATCCGAATCGATAAAGAAGCAGGGCGTAAAAGTACTATCCATGGGAGAGATATTATTAGTACTTCGGATAGCTACCTTTTAATTATAAAAGAAAGAAACCAGTCTGACATTGAACGTAAAAAGAACGTCAGAATAGAAGATTATTCAGGCGATGTCTACTGCTTCGAGGTACCGAATCATACGTTGTACGTTAGAAGAAACGGCTGTCCGATGTGGTGCGGTAATTCTTGTACCGGGCATGGCATTGGTGGCGAAGCCTACACCGTCGCTAAATCCAACGGGTTTGAGGTCGAAATTTATTCGCCTACCTGGTTGTATAATGGAGCCCGGTTTTTGGAAGGGACATTAGCTCATGATTGTGGAGCGGTACCGGAAGATGTATTCAAGTGGGCGACCCTGAACGGTCTTCTTTACGAACCGTACTGGCCGTATAACCCCAATACTCTGGATAAGTCGGCCCCCAGCTCCCTCCGGATGAGCCAGGCTATCAAATACCCCGACTTCGAAGCGGTCCGTGTCGACAATGGACTTAACGGGATTATGTCGGCCTTATCTGAGGGTCACTGCGTGGCGATCGGCGCTCCATGGCCGTATCTCTGGCAATCCGGATCTGACGAAATTCTACCCACCCCGGGGCCCGGCTCCCTGGTAGCTGGCGGGCACGAAGTTTTTATCTACGGATATGACCAGACCAAGGCCTATTTTGACATACAGAATTCATGGGGAAAAGACTGGTCGACCGGTGGCCGGGCGAAAGTCCCCTTTGAATGGATAGAATGGTCCAAGCAGAACGGGGGGTACGATGCTCACTACATAGTCATGTTTGACCCGGGTCCGCATCCGGTACCGCCCCCGGTTAAGAAACGCTTTCTTTGCTTCTCGTGGTAATATAGGAAAATTCTTATATCAGGAGG
It encodes the following:
- a CDS encoding carboxypeptidase-like regulatory domain-containing protein, which translates into the protein MAFAKISGKVSDQFNNPLKGVSVNCGWGLAKTDENGKYGISGLCSGRHTATFTKKDYGRIQMAVTINPGANILNVTMVFELGTLSGKVTDSVSNAGLPGVAIAMTGQGGNANTITDSTGNFGITGITPGSYSFTFTKTGYVTVTR
- a CDS encoding carboxypeptidase-like regulatory domain-containing protein, with the translated sequence MDNTEKVVVGILGLGLAIGAIAVASRPAKAAPGTGTLSGAVGDESGDPVSGVNVTLGEMTTLTDPDGFFYFSDITTGSYPMSFIKEGYEAVYL
- a CDS encoding LAGLIDADG family homing endonuclease; this encodes MPDRSYGWLKDKYDPKAIYHRPKAIRLLPYVNFLSWCPPVRDQGSIGCYDECTEVLTMDGWKPFSKASLEDKLATLSPSGFLEYQLPTHKFESSYSGPMVTVEKPGFNFCVTPNHNMLVKPWNESLRKIDNQTILIRADKLGWFSAVPRTALWKGDEPEYFILPRKENSVHPIEQLRIPINDWLWFLGIYIAEGCVNHCTDNGNYNIEIAASNPIKREKIKIHLLKLPWRFTELEDRFVFHNLRLWKELEPLGQALVKYVPQYVKDASSPSIKVFLDGFSTGDGSIDGKRLYTSSKKLADDLQELVLKTGKVTNIRIDKEAGRKSTIHGRDIISTSDSYLLIIKERNQSDIERKKNVRIEDYSGDVYCFEVPNHTLYVRRNGCPMWCGNSCTGHGIGGEAYTVAKSNGFEVEIYSPTWLYNGARFLEGTLAHDCGAVPEDVFKWATLNGLLYEPYWPYNPNTLDKSAPSSLRMSQAIKYPDFEAVRVDNGLNGIMSALSEGHCVAIGAPWPYLWQSGSDEILPTPGPGSLVAGGHEVFIYGYDQTKAYFDIQNSWGKDWSTGGRAKVPFEWIEWSKQNGGYDAHYIVMFDPGPHPVPPPVKKRFLCFSW
- a CDS encoding carboxypeptidase regulatory-like domain-containing protein, translating into MDKNKKTALIVAAGVGVAIAAVALASRKTEAGGEVDQAALGGYVIDSATTMGISGAVVSIGGKSGATGASGYFNITGLTPGDKNISVSANGYESFMGTVTLVKGLNTLTIPLTPGGTGPGTATLIGVITDADTGTPIVGATINVRDLSGNLLAAAASQMYGNYERPDLPVTTVTWEVVKAGYETKSGTKTLLDGDNTLNVQLTVIQTGELATVAGWVAYYGQIEPGGGYWLLAVRDATVTISGHTVNTGPNSEVFRFGSITFTPGLNPVHVTAPGFQDYDGQVNLLPGYNDNVGIIMQPA
- a CDS encoding glycosyl hydrolase family 18 protein, whose amino-acid sequence is MTVNIIKGANTLNVSMTPIAGVTHRLNVSVQGQGTTNPAPGGYDIPDGQTVNLSATPAAGWTFRTWTWPGNDPDYSGWPDNPISWPMTEPLTLIAVFDQTGTPTGPVANFNANPMSGQAPLTVAFTDTSTGNITGYLWNFGDGSTSTTRNPSNVFNTAAQYSVSLTVTGPDGSNTTTKVINATSEPIPPTGMLVPAYLGTSIPSGLPMSRITEGIWEYLQPRTPSDMTLVEMSSSLSTATAFINACHNAGKLASFSVFLPWGTSEGDFTTAITNASLRSQFANNIAAVFNSYNFDAVNLDLECDNKSNVTREMVTALIRELYGLVTPMGKTISATENGSPQKVTMNTEAADYLEWIGLMDYDVAQPTWYGTLNDVVTDLALWASAGFPRNKMVTGINLAARDSSGSWYRPGYAGIISNYNPPPSANSAGPYYYGGYDLTVQKAQYVKNNDFGGVFCYYTQTDAFSDYRSLLLALQTGFS